The Halostagnicola larsenii XH-48 region ACCCGACGCTCGGCGAGAGCGCAGAATCGCTGCTCGAGGCCGACGAAATCGTCCCGACGGAGGGCGACGAAGAGACGACCGACCACCCGCCGATCCACCCGACCGGCGAGATCCCTTCACGGGGCGGCGACGTCTCCGACGACGAGTGGGAAGTGTTCGAACTCGTCGTGCGGCGCTTCTACGCGACCGTCGCAGAGCCCGCGGAGTGGGAACATCTCAAGGTCGTCGCCGAAGTCGCGGGCGAGGAGCGGCTCAAGGCCAACGGCAAACGACTCGTCGAACCCGGCTACCACGCCGTCTACCCGTACTTCAACACCTCGGAGAACTTCGTGCCCGCCGTCGACGTGGGCGAAGAACTCGCGCTTGCCGACGCCGAACTCGAGGCCAAGGAGACCCAGCCGCCGCGGCGATACGGCCAGTCTCGGCTCATCGAGACGATGGAGGATCTGGGCATCGGGACGAAATCGACCCGCCACGAGACCATCGAAAAGCTCTACGATCGCGGCTACATCGAGAGCGATCCGCCGCGGCCGACGCGACTCGCGATGGCCGTCGTCACCGCCGCCGAGGACTACGCCGACCGCGTCGTCAGCGAGGGGATGACCGCCCAGCTCGAGGCGGATATGGACGCGATCGCGAACGGCGAGGCCACGCTCGAGGACGTCACCGACGAATCCCGCGAGATGCTCGAGGACATCTTCGCGAGCCTCGCGGACTCCCGCGAGGAGATCGGCGACCAACTTCGCAAGTCGCTCAAGGACGACAAGCGCCTCGGGCCGTGTCCGGAGTGCGGCGAGGACCTGCTCGTCCGGCGCTCGCGCCACGGCTCGTACTTCATCGGTTGTGACGGCTATCCGGACTGTGAAAACACGCTGCCGCTCCCGTCGACGGGCAAGCCGCTGATCCTCGATGAAGAGTGCGAGGAACACGGGCTCAACGAGGTGAAGATGCTCGCCGGCCGGCAGACGTTCGTCCACGGCTGTGCGCTCTGTAAGGCAGATGAGGCGGGCGAAGGGCCGACGCTCGGGGCGTGTCCAGACTGTGGAGAAGAACACGGGGGAGAACTCGCAGTCAAGACCCTCCAGAGCGGGTCGAGACTGGTCGGCTGTACTCGTTACCCCGACTGCGAGTACTCGCTGCCGCTCCCGCGTCGCGGCGAGATAGAGGTAACGGAGGAGCGCTGCGAGGAACACGACCTGCCGGAACTGCTCGTCCACAACGGCGACGAGCCGTGGGAACTGGGCTGTCCGATCTGTAACTACCGGGAGTTCCAGGCTCGAGAGGCCGACAGCGGCTCGGACCTCGAAGCGCTCGAGGGGATCGGCGCGAAGACGGTCGAAAAGCTGGCGAACGCGGGGATCGAAGACGTCGCGGATCTCTCAGACGCCGATCCGGACGCCGTCGCCGAGAGCGTCGAGGGCGTGAGCGCGGATCGGGTTCGGACGTGGCAGGCGAAAGCCTGACCGGCTTTCTCAGCCGCTAGGTATCGCTCTGGCTGTCGGCGTGTTCGCGCTTTCTCGAGAGGACCGTTCGATCGAACGAACAGACCAGGTCGTCGTGCTGGTTGAAGACCTCGACGCACATCGTGACGACGCCGCGCTCGCCGTCTGACGTTTCTCGCTTCTCGGTCGCGGTCGATTGCGCGCGGATCGTATCGCCGTGGAAGACGGGTTCTGGATACTCGACGTCGTCGTAGGAGAGGTTCGCGACGATCGTTCCATCCGTCGTTTCGGGGATCGAGATGCCGACCGCCAGCGACATCGTGTAGAGGCCGTTGACGATCCGCTCGCCGAACTGGGTCTCCTCGGCGAAGCCGGAATCGAGGTGCAAGGGCTGCTGGTTCATCGTCAGATCGCAAAAGCGCTGGTTGTCGCTTTCAGATATCGTTCGACGGCGCTCGTGCTCGATTGTCTTTCCGATCTCGAGATCCTCGTAGTACAGCCCGGTCATAGCAGCATGGTCGCGAGTCAGCATGAAAAATACCAACGGTACCGCATCCAACGCATCCCGATTCCTGTTGAATTACAATACAGTTCATACTATCGATGTCATTAAATAGAGCCGATTGATTGCTTCAACTGGAGTTGACAATCCAGTGACGGAAAGAAGACAACGTAGCGAGAAGACGAGTGTCGTACTCGACGAGCATGTTGGGCTAATCGGCATCCACCGTGGTCCAACGGCGGTGGAACGATGAACAGAAAATCGATCGCAGCGATGGCGGTACTCGGTCTGGTACTCGTCTCGGGCTGTCTCCATATGACGGCGACAGTCGAAGTTTCACCCGATGGGGACCTCGAGACGATGGGCGTCGAAATGGAGATGAACGAGCTCCTCTACGACGAACTCGAGAGCAATGCCCAGGCGGACGGGTACGACTCAGTGGCGGCGATGATGGAAGACGAAATGCTGGGCGATGCCGACGAAGAACACTACGAGGAGGTCAGTTCGTCGGTCGATGAACTCGACAACGGAGACTACCGTGTATCCGTTAGCGCACATAACGTCGATCCCGCTGGTTCGGACGACATCAACGTCACTGTCAACGACGATACGATCGAGTTCGAAGATTCCGGCATTATCGACGATACGGAGGATGAAGGCGACCCTGCAGAATATGAGAGCGAGATCACCGTCGAGTACGAACTGATCATGCCCGGCGAAATCCAGGAGCACAATGCTGATGAGATAAGCGAAGACGGAACAACGGCGACGTGGGATCTCCTCAACGCCGACGAAGAAACTGTCTACGCGGAAAGTACGATCGAAGACGACGGAATGCCCGGATTCGGTATTCCTGCAGGCCTTGCTGCAGCGCTCGTCGTAATAGGCGTTCTTGGGCTGTCTACACGGTCCTCCTGAGTATCGACACCCATCGAGGTGCGGTAACTCTCGACGACAGATTTCCTTTGTTAGGTC contains the following coding sequences:
- a CDS encoding MaoC family dehydratase produces the protein MLTRDHAAMTGLYYEDLEIGKTIEHERRRTISESDNQRFCDLTMNQQPLHLDSGFAEETQFGERIVNGLYTMSLAVGISIPETTDGTIVANLSYDDVEYPEPVFHGDTIRAQSTATEKRETSDGERGVVTMCVEVFNQHDDLVCSFDRTVLSRKREHADSQSDT
- a CDS encoding DNA topoisomerase I; protein product: MELIITEKDNAARRIAEILSGDSMDSSRENGVNVYEWGGKRCVGLSGHVVGVDFPPEYSDWRDVEPAELIDASVEKTPTKENIVATLRILARKAERATIATDYDREGELIGKEAYEIVEEANDDIPIRRVRFSSITENEVKSAFDEPDELDFDLAAAGEARQIIDLIWGASLTRFLSLSSGQLGNDFISVGRVQSPTLKLMVDREREIEAFDPESYWELVADLSKTAADGAEADAESGEDPTAPFEAQYFYRDEDDNEAERVWDESTAEGVYETLSSADSATVVDVNGRTRTDSPPTPFNTTQFIRAASAIGYSAKRAMSIAEELYTAGYITYPRTDNTVYPDDLDPEELLDDFVGHPTLGESAESLLEADEIVPTEGDEETTDHPPIHPTGEIPSRGGDVSDDEWEVFELVVRRFYATVAEPAEWEHLKVVAEVAGEERLKANGKRLVEPGYHAVYPYFNTSENFVPAVDVGEELALADAELEAKETQPPRRYGQSRLIETMEDLGIGTKSTRHETIEKLYDRGYIESDPPRPTRLAMAVVTAAEDYADRVVSEGMTAQLEADMDAIANGEATLEDVTDESREMLEDIFASLADSREEIGDQLRKSLKDDKRLGPCPECGEDLLVRRSRHGSYFIGCDGYPDCENTLPLPSTGKPLILDEECEEHGLNEVKMLAGRQTFVHGCALCKADEAGEGPTLGACPDCGEEHGGELAVKTLQSGSRLVGCTRYPDCEYSLPLPRRGEIEVTEERCEEHDLPELLVHNGDEPWELGCPICNYREFQAREADSGSDLEALEGIGAKTVEKLANAGIEDVADLSDADPDAVAESVEGVSADRVRTWQAKA